In Planktothrix tepida PCC 9214, a genomic segment contains:
- a CDS encoding Npun_R2479 family HD domain-containing metalloprotein: protein MFFNATQLLIDNFVEQLRSGYHHTYGGFNAHYGDIVAWAGGMALENIANSDALYHDVEHTIIVTLVGQEILRGKHIREGGVSSEDWLHFMLSLVCHDIGYVKGVCRQDREGYYATGCDENRVLLPFGCTDASLMPYHVDRAKLFIRERFGGHPLIKSDVIQSNIELTRFPVPQKSDHQDTIHYPGLVRAADLIGQLSDPRYLQKISALFYEFEETGFNQKAGYHNAGELRRNYPQFYWHKVYPYIKDSLRYLSLTQQGQQIIANLHANVFLVEHEETIKEVVMV, encoded by the coding sequence ATGTTTTTCAATGCAACTCAACTTTTAATTGATAACTTTGTTGAACAACTTCGCTCAGGATATCATCATACCTATGGGGGATTTAATGCCCATTATGGGGATATTGTCGCTTGGGCTGGAGGGATGGCTTTAGAAAATATTGCCAATAGCGATGCCCTCTATCATGATGTTGAACATACAATTATCGTTACATTAGTCGGTCAAGAAATTTTACGCGGAAAACATATCCGCGAAGGTGGGGTTTCTAGCGAAGATTGGCTACATTTTATGCTCTCTCTAGTTTGTCATGATATTGGTTATGTTAAAGGGGTTTGTCGCCAAGATCGAGAGGGATATTATGCTACAGGATGTGATGAAAACAGGGTACTTTTGCCCTTTGGATGTACAGATGCGAGTTTAATGCCTTATCATGTTGATCGAGCTAAATTGTTTATTCGAGAACGATTTGGGGGACATCCTTTAATTAAGTCAGATGTGATTCAATCTAATATTGAACTGACACGATTTCCGGTTCCTCAAAAATCCGATCATCAAGATACAATACATTATCCCGGTTTAGTGCGGGCGGCGGATTTAATTGGTCAATTGAGTGATCCTCGATATCTTCAAAAAATTAGTGCCTTATTTTATGAGTTTGAAGAAACAGGATTTAATCAAAAAGCAGGCTATCATAATGCCGGAGAGTTGCGAAGAAATTACCCTCAATTTTATTGGCATAAAGTGTATCCCTATATTAAAGATAGTCTACGGTACTTATCTTTAACTCAGCAAGGCCAACAAATTATTGCTAACCTGCACGCCAATGTCTTCCTGGTTGAACATGAGGAAACCATCAAGGAGGTCGTCATGGTTTAA
- a CDS encoding mannosyltransferase family protein: MKEQPMNSQKVLTQLFAKLQDFLTKIAKICQSNGIIFALTMGVLSRSIILLTFFAIAFFSPVSSQWGWEVFSAWDSPLYQIIATSGYEVINQTEPGGNVAFFPLFPLLIRGLMNLGLPFEVAGVLINNLAFFGALILLYQWVEITNNSQAARWATAILAWCPLSIFGTVIYTEGLFLFLSIAALKAFDLEKYPQVILWGSLATATRITGIALIPAFLITAWQKRKPAIAYLSGLLSGCGLLFYSLYCWIKFNNPIAFITVQHTQWQRQTGFDSQGWLKMIMQILIGSQNWKKGTIVDPWHPFLVIILAIIGYLLWRYRDQLGEVKFDYSFCFLLFILWLIAGDPLLNTSIILGSGYLLWYLRYELSLVAVNYGFCALGLLLASGGTISLSRLAYGIVSVSLALGVMLSHHRRWGYVTLGFFTLLLISFSVRFAQHLWVA, encoded by the coding sequence GTGAAAGAACAACCCATGAATTCTCAGAAGGTGCTAACTCAACTTTTTGCTAAATTACAAGATTTTTTAACTAAAATTGCCAAGATTTGTCAATCTAATGGGATTATTTTTGCCTTAACAATGGGGGTACTGAGTCGCAGTATTATTCTGTTGACGTTTTTTGCAATTGCTTTCTTTTCTCCTGTTTCTTCTCAGTGGGGTTGGGAGGTTTTTTCAGCTTGGGATAGTCCCCTCTACCAAATTATTGCCACCTCTGGATATGAAGTCATTAATCAGACCGAACCGGGCGGAAATGTGGCATTTTTTCCATTATTTCCGTTATTAATTCGAGGATTAATGAATTTAGGTTTACCCTTTGAAGTAGCAGGCGTTTTAATTAATAATTTGGCTTTTTTTGGAGCTTTAATTTTACTCTATCAATGGGTGGAAATAACCAATAATTCTCAAGCTGCCCGTTGGGCAACAGCTATATTAGCTTGGTGTCCTTTATCGATTTTTGGCACTGTTATTTATACGGAAGGTTTATTTTTATTTTTGAGTATTGCTGCTTTAAAAGCTTTTGATTTAGAAAAGTATCCTCAAGTAATTTTGTGGGGGAGTTTAGCCACGGCAACGCGCATTACTGGAATCGCTTTAATTCCAGCTTTTCTAATTACAGCTTGGCAAAAACGAAAACCTGCGATCGCTTATTTATCCGGTTTATTAAGTGGCTGTGGTTTATTATTCTATAGTCTCTATTGTTGGATAAAATTTAATAATCCCATTGCCTTTATTACCGTTCAACACACCCAATGGCAACGCCAAACCGGATTTGATAGTCAAGGCTGGTTGAAAATGATCATGCAAATTTTAATCGGTTCTCAAAATTGGAAAAAAGGTACAATTGTTGATCCTTGGCATCCTTTCCTGGTTATAATTCTTGCTATCATAGGTTATCTACTTTGGCGATATCGTGATCAATTAGGAGAGGTAAAATTTGACTATAGTTTCTGTTTTTTACTGTTTATTTTATGGTTAATTGCAGGTGATCCCTTACTCAATACATCGATTATTTTAGGGAGTGGTTATTTACTGTGGTATTTACGTTATGAACTCAGTTTAGTTGCAGTAAATTATGGCTTCTGTGCGTTAGGTTTATTGTTAGCGTCTGGCGGTACAATTTCCCTCAGTCGTTTAGCGTATGGGATTGTTTCTGTTAGTTTAGCTTTAGGGGTAATGCTATCTCATCATCGTCGTTGGGGTTATGTGACCTTGGGATTTTTCACCCTGTTACTGATTAGTTTTTCAGTTCGCTTTGCTCAACATCTTTGGGTAGCTTAA
- a CDS encoding YbaY family lipoprotein: MISTQNQQKSPFLVRLFLTSTLLTLTSALNIIPPVLAQREIDFATQGCRGVPQEAYFMTENYHINICQGQSGLFMAVSYRNGQLFDRFSVQQQREGYAGNSQKASYQVNSRTFTIQPNNNQRPITERVLRTQGNQRPQESKVTGTITYRQRIALPPNSTVVVTLQDTTSPNRAPRNITQQTIPLRGQQVPVPFSLIYNPAQIQQNGIYRIRAEIYVDGRLTWANMGQDRVITGGNPNNIEVIVQQLN, translated from the coding sequence ATGATCAGCACCCAAAATCAACAAAAAAGTCCATTTCTTGTCCGTTTATTCCTAACGTCTACATTATTAACTTTAACATCAGCCCTTAATATTATTCCTCCCGTCCTCGCACAACGAGAAATAGATTTTGCTACCCAAGGTTGTCGCGGTGTTCCCCAGGAAGCATATTTTATGACAGAGAATTATCACATTAATATTTGTCAAGGACAATCGGGTTTATTCATGGCGGTAAGTTATCGTAATGGACAACTATTTGATCGGTTTTCTGTACAACAACAGCGAGAGGGTTATGCAGGAAATTCTCAAAAAGCATCCTATCAAGTGAACTCCAGAACCTTCACAATTCAACCGAATAATAATCAAAGACCAATTACAGAACGGGTACTGAGAACCCAAGGAAATCAAAGACCCCAAGAATCAAAAGTAACTGGAACAATTACTTACCGTCAACGCATTGCATTACCTCCGAATTCAACTGTTGTTGTTACATTACAAGATACAACCAGTCCAAATCGTGCACCTCGAAATATTACTCAACAAACTATTCCATTACGGGGTCAACAGGTTCCGGTTCCCTTTTCTTTGATTTATAATCCCGCCCAAATTCAACAGAATGGGATTTATAGAATTCGGGCAGAAATTTATGTTGATGGTCGATTAACTTGGGCAAATATGGGTCAAGATCGGGTGATTACGGGGGGAAATCCGAATAATATAGAAGTCATTGTACAACAGCTTAATTAG
- a CDS encoding polysaccharide deacetylase family protein, translating to MRKYILLNFDVEEFDAPLKYGEKIKPSVQFDISLMGLRNILSLLEHLKIRATFFVTANFALHHPELIEAIARTHEIASHGFYHSKFSPEDLWKSKQVLEEISGQTVSGFRMGEQQIINEQAILASGYQYHSSFNSNYYQGKRRTVHYCDHLLNLPISVTPFVRFPLFGLSFKNLPFPLIQFASQITLDSDRYLNLNFHPWEFTDISKFKLPNSVKRLSGIHLLNRLEKYLIWLKKQAEFSTISDWINRIKHQKYDILG from the coding sequence ATGAGGAAGTATATTCTCCTAAATTTTGATGTAGAAGAATTTGATGCTCCCCTGAAATATGGAGAAAAAATAAAACCTTCTGTCCAGTTTGATATCTCGTTAATGGGATTAAGAAATATTCTGTCTTTACTGGAACATTTAAAGATTCGGGCGACATTTTTTGTAACGGCAAATTTTGCCTTACACCATCCTGAATTAATTGAAGCGATCGCGAGAACCCATGAAATCGCTTCTCACGGTTTTTATCATTCTAAATTTTCCCCGGAAGATTTGTGGAAATCTAAACAAGTGTTAGAAGAAATTTCGGGACAAACGGTTTCTGGGTTCCGTATGGGGGAACAGCAAATTATTAATGAACAAGCGATTTTAGCATCAGGATATCAATACCATTCTTCCTTCAATTCTAATTATTATCAGGGTAAACGTCGCACAGTTCATTATTGTGATCATTTACTCAATCTTCCCATCTCCGTAACACCCTTTGTCCGCTTTCCCCTCTTCGGGTTAAGTTTCAAAAATCTTCCCTTTCCTTTAATTCAGTTCGCCTCTCAAATTACCCTCGATAGCGATCGCTATCTCAATCTCAATTTTCATCCTTGGGAATTTACCGATATTTCTAAATTTAAACTTCCCAATTCCGTGAAACGTTTATCAGGAATTCATTTATTAAATCGACTAGAAAAGTATTTAATTTGGCTGAAAAAACAAGCCGAATTTTCAACGATTTCCGACTGGATCAACCGCATTAAACATCAGAAATATGATATTCTTGGATAA
- a CDS encoding DUF2079 domain-containing protein, with translation MIFLDKNPFKLHPVLTAIFISSLILFACSSLRHALFQSNAYDLGIFDNGIYLISQGQEPFVSFRGLHILGDHAAYILYIIALFYKVYPDVHWLFAIQAFSLSLGALPTYQLSLQAGLKETQAQTLAFVYLLYPLIFNVNLFDFHPEVIALPAILYAVLFARSNKILGFIFTIFIILGCKEVLSLLLIAMGVWLFIFEKKTRYAIVSIILGLFWFFLSTEFIIPHFSQAPPIAVGVYSFLGNSLGEITLNIILKPGLVLSKIFTLANLEYLILLLIPLIWGLWGRHLTPLISATPILFLNLLAENLQMKNLTQQYSLAILPFLMLAVIENLAHGEGWFKQKKWIILWSLIAFFALAKYGYFTSKYLTTLDNWQATREALGYIKTKDNILTTDKIAPHLTHRPHLELAIQGREKLDLEPFQYVLLNQRHPGWPSSPELIIGLVKRLQNNPNFQLKYYRDEVLLFEKFSRE, from the coding sequence ATGATATTCTTGGATAAAAATCCCTTTAAACTTCATCCGGTATTAACCGCAATTTTCATCAGTAGCTTGATTTTATTTGCTTGTAGCAGTTTACGTCATGCTTTATTTCAATCTAATGCTTATGATTTAGGAATTTTTGATAATGGTATTTATTTAATAAGTCAAGGACAAGAACCCTTTGTCTCTTTTCGAGGATTACATATTTTAGGAGATCATGCTGCCTATATTCTATATATTATTGCTTTATTTTATAAAGTTTATCCTGATGTTCATTGGTTATTTGCGATTCAAGCTTTTTCCCTTTCCTTGGGTGCATTACCGACTTATCAGCTATCGTTACAAGCAGGTTTAAAGGAAACCCAAGCTCAAACCTTAGCTTTTGTGTATTTATTATATCCATTAATTTTTAATGTTAATTTATTTGATTTTCACCCTGAAGTAATTGCTTTACCTGCAATTTTATATGCAGTTTTGTTTGCTAGAAGCAATAAGATTTTAGGATTTATTTTCACAATTTTTATTATTTTAGGTTGCAAAGAAGTTTTATCTTTATTATTAATCGCAATGGGAGTTTGGTTATTCATCTTTGAGAAAAAAACCCGTTATGCTATTGTCTCAATCATTTTAGGACTCTTCTGGTTTTTCCTATCTACAGAATTCATTATCCCCCACTTTTCCCAAGCCCCTCCTATCGCCGTTGGCGTTTATAGTTTCCTCGGTAATTCTCTCGGAGAAATTACTTTAAATATTATCTTAAAACCGGGATTAGTATTAAGTAAAATTTTCACCTTAGCCAATTTAGAATACTTAATTTTACTTCTAATTCCCCTAATTTGGGGCCTATGGGGACGACATTTAACCCCCCTAATTTCTGCCACACCAATTTTATTTTTAAATCTGTTAGCTGAAAATCTGCAAATGAAGAACTTAACGCAACAATATTCCTTGGCGATTTTACCCTTTCTGATGTTAGCAGTTATTGAGAATTTGGCGCACGGTGAAGGATGGTTTAAACAGAAAAAATGGATAATTTTATGGTCTTTAATTGCCTTTTTTGCTTTAGCAAAATATGGTTATTTTACCTCTAAATATTTAACAACCCTGGATAATTGGCAAGCAACACGGGAAGCCCTCGGCTATATTAAAACGAAGGATAATATCTTAACAACCGATAAAATTGCCCCCCATCTCACCCATCGTCCCCATTTAGAACTCGCTATTCAAGGACGAGAAAAACTTGATTTAGAACCCTTTCAATACGTCTTATTAAACCAACGTCACCCCGGATGGCCGAGTTCTCCTGAATTAATCATTGGGTTAGTAAAACGTTTGCAAAATAACCCTAATTTTCAATTAAAATATTATCGAGATGAGGTTTTGTTGTTTGAAAAATTTTCTAGGGAATAA
- a CDS encoding diacylglycerol kinase, whose protein sequence is MASKFRQSGYHPIRKLKVILAGLHIAIATEFSVAYKVIVSVVVLVIAVIFSQWQDLMLIFLATGLMLIAELFNSSIEGLCDFLEQQYDERIRAIKDISAAAVGISILIWAVALIFESHHLWSLFNLFIP, encoded by the coding sequence ATGGCTAGCAAGTTCCGCCAATCTGGTTATCATCCGATTCGCAAGCTAAAAGTAATCTTAGCAGGTCTTCATATTGCGATCGCAACGGAGTTTAGTGTTGCTTACAAAGTCATTGTATCTGTCGTCGTCTTAGTCATTGCTGTGATTTTTAGTCAATGGCAGGATCTAATGTTGATTTTTCTAGCTACAGGCCTAATGTTAATCGCTGAATTATTCAATAGTAGCATTGAAGGTTTATGTGATTTTTTGGAACAACAGTATGATGAGAGAATTCGCGCTATCAAAGACATTTCTGCTGCTGCTGTTGGCATCAGTATTTTAATTTGGGCAGTAGCTTTAATTTTTGAAAGCCACCATCTGTGGTCGTTATTCAATTTGTTTATTCCCTAG
- the ctpC gene encoding carboxyl-terminal processing protease CtpC, with protein sequence MVISRSGLVLGATAVMLTAVAVAGAGIHLSSQASFRESPKELIDEVWQVIHKSYVDGTFNQVDWTAVRTEYLNRNYTSDEQAYTAIREMLKKLDDPYTRFMNPEEFKNMQIDTSGELTGVGIQLTQDEKTKKLVVISPIEGSPAFTAGVQAQDIISEIDGRTTEGMDINEAVSLIRGPVGTKVNIKILRGDKPLDFNITRDRIEIHPVRSSKNPSSAGEIGYIRLNTFSANAAEEMREAINDLEKQNVAGYILDLRSNPGGLLYSSIEIARMWLNQGDIVSTVDRQGETDRQKANNRALTNKPLVVLVDGGSASASEILSGALQDNKRAVLVGTKTFGKGLVQSVRGVGNGSGLAVTIAKYFTPSGRDINHEGIQPDIKVELTEAQRDELRKDRTKVGTTDDPQYVKGLEILKGEIAKTKQGTQAQSK encoded by the coding sequence ATGGTTATTTCAAGAAGTGGGCTTGTTCTTGGTGCAACGGCAGTGATGTTAACGGCTGTAGCGGTTGCAGGGGCGGGAATTCATCTTTCGAGTCAAGCATCCTTTCGGGAAAGTCCCAAGGAGTTAATTGACGAAGTTTGGCAGGTGATCCATAAAAGTTATGTCGATGGAACCTTTAATCAAGTGGACTGGACGGCTGTTCGCACTGAATATTTAAACCGCAACTACACCAGCGACGAACAAGCCTACACCGCTATTCGGGAAATGTTGAAGAAGCTCGACGACCCCTACACGCGCTTCATGAACCCCGAAGAATTCAAAAATATGCAAATTGATACTTCTGGGGAATTAACCGGGGTCGGCATTCAATTAACCCAAGATGAAAAGACGAAAAAGTTAGTGGTGATTTCTCCCATTGAAGGTTCTCCCGCCTTTACCGCCGGAGTTCAAGCTCAAGATATTATTAGTGAAATTGATGGTCGCACCACTGAGGGAATGGATATTAATGAAGCGGTGAGTTTAATTCGGGGGCCGGTGGGAACAAAAGTTAATATTAAAATATTACGGGGAGATAAACCTTTAGATTTTAATATTACTCGCGATCGCATTGAAATTCATCCGGTTCGTTCGTCTAAAAATCCCAGTTCGGCGGGAGAAATTGGTTATATTCGCTTAAATACTTTTAGCGCTAATGCCGCCGAAGAAATGCGCGAAGCCATTAATGATTTAGAGAAACAAAATGTGGCGGGTTATATCCTTGATTTACGTTCAAATCCAGGGGGATTACTGTATTCTAGCATTGAAATTGCTCGGATGTGGTTAAATCAAGGCGATATTGTTTCTACGGTTGATCGTCAAGGGGAAACAGACCGTCAAAAAGCAAATAATCGCGCTTTAACCAATAAACCTTTAGTGGTTTTAGTAGATGGAGGTTCAGCCAGCGCCAGTGAAATTTTATCCGGTGCTTTACAAGATAACAAACGGGCGGTTTTAGTGGGAACAAAAACCTTTGGGAAAGGGTTAGTTCAATCTGTCCGAGGGGTGGGAAATGGTTCAGGTTTAGCCGTAACCATTGCGAAATATTTTACTCCCAGTGGTCGAGATATTAACCATGAAGGAATTCAACCAGATATTAAAGTTGAACTCACCGAAGCCCAACGAGATGAGTTAAGAAAAGATCGGACAAAAGTAGGAACAACGGATGATCCTCAATATGTTAAAGGGTTAGAAATTCTCAAGGGTGAAATTGCTAAAACAAAACAAGGAACCCAAGCTCAATCTAAATAA